Proteins encoded by one window of Azoarcus sp. PA01:
- the galU gene encoding UTP--glucose-1-phosphate uridylyltransferase GalU translates to MKKVTKAVFPVAGMGTRFLPATKASPKEMLPIVDKPLIQYAVEEAVAAGITDMIFITGRTKRSIEDHFDKAYELETELEARGKKEMLALVQRTVPKGVNCIYIRQSEALGLGHAVLCAAPVIGDEAFAVILADDLLDNPDSASIMEQMVGVYNYNRCSVLGTMNVPREETRQYGIVSTEAQHGDVQRVTGIIEKPKPEDAPTTQAVVGRYILTPRIFDHIRALQPGAGGEYQLTDAIAALLKDEAVLSYQFKGVRYDCGSKLGYLKATVELGLRHPEIGEEFAAYLAERS, encoded by the coding sequence ATGAAGAAAGTCACGAAAGCGGTATTTCCGGTCGCCGGCATGGGCACGCGCTTTTTGCCGGCCACCAAGGCGAGCCCGAAGGAGATGCTGCCGATCGTCGACAAACCGCTGATCCAGTACGCGGTCGAGGAAGCCGTCGCGGCCGGCATCACCGACATGATTTTCATCACCGGGCGTACCAAGCGTTCGATCGAGGATCACTTCGACAAGGCCTACGAGCTCGAAACCGAGCTCGAAGCCCGCGGCAAGAAGGAAATGCTCGCGCTGGTGCAGCGCACCGTGCCGAAGGGCGTGAACTGCATCTACATCCGCCAGTCGGAAGCGCTCGGCCTCGGCCACGCGGTGCTGTGCGCGGCACCGGTCATCGGCGACGAAGCGTTCGCGGTGATCCTCGCCGACGACCTGCTCGACAACCCGGACTCGGCCTCGATCATGGAGCAGATGGTCGGCGTCTATAACTACAACCGCTGTTCGGTGCTCGGCACGATGAACGTTCCGCGTGAAGAGACGCGCCAGTACGGCATCGTCAGCACCGAAGCGCAGCACGGCGACGTACAGCGGGTGACCGGGATCATCGAGAAACCCAAGCCCGAAGACGCGCCGACGACGCAAGCGGTCGTCGGTCGCTACATCCTGACGCCGCGCATCTTCGACCACATCCGCGCGCTGCAGCCGGGCGCGGGGGGCGAATACCAGCTGACCGACGCGATCGCCGCATTGCTGAAGGACGAGGCCGTGCTGTCGTACCAGTTCAAGGGCGTGCGCTACGACTGCGGCTCGAAGCTCGGCTATCTCAAAGCGACCGTCGAACTCGGCTTGCGCCATCCCGAAATCGGCGAAGAGTTTGCGGCGTACCTCGCCGAACGAAGCTGA
- the smc gene encoding chromosome segregation protein SMC: MRLSKLKLAGFKTFVDPTTVLTPGNLVGVVGPNGCGKSNIIDAVRWVLGETRASALRGESMQDVIFNGSTTRKPVSRASVELVFDNAEGRAAGQWSRYAEISVKRVLDRSGESTYYLNNVHVRRKDVIDLFLGTGLGPRAYAIIEQGMISRIIEARPEEIRGFLEEAAGVTKYRERRRETEGRLSDARDNLTRLDDIRMELGERIGHLDAQAAIADRFRALSAAHTERQQLLWLLKRNDARSEQVRLQVELNELSAKMESDSARLQELENAVESGRAAHFSASEATHAAQSDLAAICAEVSRLEAELRHVEDARKRLEARLAQLAVDEAHWRARGDALDSDRERWSALLENAALRAEQAEARHAEVAERLPEAESARQAADATVAAARRELGQTEQQLRVGEANRANAARALDALAQRRARLLGDGSAIDGPDEAALAQQEARLDTLRDEHDARQQDLVQTQSRLAQAQATLKTALDGERQVQRRLTELRARRDALVQLQAKVQSQGQLGDWLKRHRLAELAPLWRALRVDAGWETAVEAVLRERLAALTGAVDDAARAMFDEAPPTAFAIAFAGADVPLAPLEPPSGATALIDRVHLSEAALRSALAEGLHGCFAVDALEPWLTRRAELASGTCLVGPQGQLLTRHALIHYVPDSRTHGVIERQREIDTLADRQRALEAEAQQAHDTLLEAEAIASDLQERGNALRRELQSMQQQIHAEQVGLLKLTQARQRAEERRAQLTRDLDDLVHLEAVERQQLERAETEQARSAELAELQRERLDAAMEVLAERDNLLRETRALDQATARDLQEARFSERECAGKLEDIARNTALAAEQLDRIATELDACRHELDGIDCSRCRDALHEALTLRQRRETALSARRDALEQAASVLKQTEELRLRTEREAAPARTRIAELRLGVQAAELAVAQFDERLAEAQADEATLQPLLTADLREAALVREVARLAREIAELGQVNLAALDELRSAQERKGYLDAQNEDLSQAIVTLEDAIRRIDRETREQLQDTYNTVTQHFGTLFPQLFGGGQARLVLTGDEILDAGIQIVAQPPGKKNTSIHLLSGGEKALTAIALVFSMFQLNPAPFCMLDEVDAPLDDTNTERYCQMVKRMSSQTQFVFISHSKITMEIAQQLVGVTMQEQGVSRVVEVDIEEALRLAEPAAA, encoded by the coding sequence GTGCGTCTTTCCAAGCTCAAACTCGCCGGTTTCAAGACCTTCGTCGACCCGACCACCGTCCTCACTCCCGGCAACCTCGTCGGGGTCGTCGGGCCGAACGGCTGCGGCAAGTCGAACATCATCGACGCGGTGCGCTGGGTGCTCGGCGAAACGCGCGCGAGCGCGCTGCGCGGCGAGTCGATGCAGGACGTGATTTTCAACGGCTCGACGACGAGAAAACCGGTGTCGCGGGCGAGCGTCGAGCTGGTGTTCGACAACGCCGAAGGGCGCGCAGCGGGGCAGTGGTCGCGCTACGCCGAAATCTCGGTCAAGCGGGTGCTCGACCGCAGCGGCGAATCGACGTATTACCTCAACAACGTCCACGTGCGCCGCAAGGACGTCATCGACCTGTTCCTCGGCACCGGACTCGGGCCGCGCGCTTACGCGATCATCGAGCAGGGCATGATCTCGCGGATCATCGAGGCGCGGCCGGAGGAAATCCGCGGCTTTCTCGAAGAAGCCGCGGGCGTCACGAAATACCGCGAGCGGCGCCGCGAGACCGAAGGCCGGCTGTCCGATGCGCGCGACAACCTCACCCGGCTCGACGACATCCGCATGGAGCTCGGCGAGCGCATCGGCCACCTCGACGCACAGGCCGCGATCGCAGACCGTTTTCGCGCGCTGAGCGCTGCGCATACCGAGCGCCAGCAGCTGTTGTGGCTGCTCAAGCGCAACGACGCCCGCAGCGAGCAGGTGCGCTTGCAAGTCGAACTCAACGAGCTGTCGGCGAAGATGGAATCCGACAGCGCGCGGCTTCAGGAACTCGAAAACGCGGTCGAATCGGGCCGCGCAGCGCATTTTTCGGCGTCCGAGGCGACGCACGCGGCACAGAGCGACCTGGCCGCGATCTGCGCCGAAGTCAGCCGGCTCGAAGCCGAGCTTCGGCACGTCGAGGACGCGCGCAAGCGTCTCGAAGCCCGTCTCGCCCAGCTCGCGGTTGACGAAGCGCACTGGCGCGCCCGCGGTGACGCACTCGACAGCGACCGCGAGCGCTGGAGCGCATTGCTGGAAAACGCCGCGCTGCGCGCCGAGCAGGCTGAAGCACGCCATGCCGAAGTGGCCGAGCGCCTGCCGGAAGCGGAGTCCGCGCGCCAGGCGGCGGACGCCACGGTCGCGGCCGCACGCCGGGAACTCGGCCAGACCGAGCAGCAGCTGCGCGTCGGCGAAGCGAACCGGGCAAACGCCGCGCGCGCGCTCGATGCGCTCGCGCAGCGACGGGCGCGGCTGCTCGGCGACGGCAGCGCGATCGACGGGCCGGACGAGGCGGCGCTCGCCCAGCAGGAAGCCCGGCTCGACACGCTGCGCGACGAGCACGACGCCCGCCAGCAGGATCTCGTGCAGACACAGTCCCGCCTCGCGCAAGCCCAGGCGACGCTGAAAACCGCGCTCGACGGGGAACGTCAGGTGCAGCGCCGGCTGACCGAGTTGCGCGCCCGGCGCGACGCGCTGGTGCAACTGCAGGCGAAAGTGCAGTCGCAAGGGCAGCTCGGCGACTGGCTGAAGCGCCACCGCCTCGCCGAGCTGGCGCCGCTGTGGCGTGCCCTGCGAGTCGATGCAGGCTGGGAAACCGCCGTCGAGGCGGTGCTGCGCGAGCGGCTCGCCGCGCTCACCGGTGCCGTCGACGACGCGGCGCGAGCAATGTTCGACGAGGCTCCGCCGACCGCATTCGCAATCGCGTTCGCCGGTGCGGACGTGCCGCTCGCACCGCTCGAGCCCCCTTCGGGCGCGACGGCGTTGATCGACCGGGTGCACCTGTCGGAGGCAGCGCTTCGGTCCGCGTTGGCCGAGGGGCTGCACGGCTGTTTTGCGGTCGACGCGCTCGAACCGTGGCTCACTCGGCGCGCCGAACTCGCTTCCGGCACCTGCCTCGTCGGTCCGCAGGGGCAGCTCCTGACTCGCCATGCGCTCATCCATTACGTGCCGGACAGCCGCACGCACGGCGTCATCGAACGCCAGCGCGAAATCGACACGCTCGCGGATCGCCAGCGCGCGCTGGAAGCCGAGGCACAGCAGGCGCACGACACGCTGCTCGAAGCCGAAGCGATCGCGTCCGACCTGCAGGAGCGCGGCAACGCGCTGCGGCGCGAGCTGCAATCGATGCAGCAGCAGATCCACGCCGAACAGGTCGGGCTGCTGAAGCTGACGCAGGCACGCCAACGCGCCGAAGAGCGCCGCGCACAGCTCACGCGTGATCTCGACGACCTTGTGCACCTCGAAGCCGTCGAGCGCCAGCAGCTCGAGCGTGCCGAAACCGAACAGGCGCGTTCGGCCGAACTGGCCGAACTGCAGCGCGAGCGGCTCGACGCCGCGATGGAAGTGCTCGCCGAGCGCGACAACCTGCTGCGCGAGACGCGCGCGCTCGATCAGGCGACGGCGCGGGACCTGCAGGAAGCGCGTTTCTCCGAGCGCGAATGTGCCGGCAAGCTCGAGGACATCGCCCGCAACACAGCGCTTGCGGCCGAACAGCTCGACCGCATCGCCACCGAGCTCGACGCCTGCCGCCATGAACTCGACGGGATCGACTGCAGCCGCTGCCGCGACGCCCTGCACGAAGCGCTGACGCTGCGCCAGCGCCGCGAGACGGCGCTTTCGGCGCGGCGCGACGCGCTGGAGCAGGCCGCTTCCGTGCTCAAGCAGACCGAGGAGCTGCGCCTGCGAACCGAGCGCGAGGCGGCGCCCGCGCGCACCCGCATCGCCGAGCTGCGGCTGGGCGTCCAGGCGGCGGAGCTTGCGGTGGCGCAGTTCGACGAGCGCCTCGCCGAAGCGCAGGCCGACGAAGCGACGCTGCAGCCGCTGCTGACCGCGGACTTGCGCGAGGCCGCGCTGGTACGCGAAGTGGCACGGCTGGCGCGCGAGATCGCCGAACTCGGACAGGTCAACCTCGCCGCGCTCGACGAGCTGCGCAGCGCGCAGGAGCGCAAAGGTTATCTCGACGCGCAGAACGAGGACTTGAGCCAGGCGATCGTCACCCTCGAGGACGCGATCCGCCGCATCGACCGCGAAACGCGCGAGCAGCTGCAGGACACCTACAATACCGTCACGCAGCATTTCGGCACGCTGTTCCCGCAGCTGTTCGGCGGTGGCCAGGCCAGGCTGGTGCTGACCGGCGATGAAATTCTCGACGCCGGCATCCAGATCGTCGCCCAGCCGCCGGGCAAGAAAAACACCTCGATACATCTGCTTTCCGGTGGCGAAAAGGCGCTGACGGCGATTGCGTTGGTATTCTCGATGTTCCAGCTCAACCCCGCGCCGTTCTGCATGCTTGACGAGGTCGATGCGCCACTGGACGATACCAACACCGAACGCTATTGCCAGATGGTAAAACGCATGTCATCGCAAACACAGTTCGTTTTCATCAGCCACAGCAAGATCACGATGGAAATCGCGCAGCAGCTGGTCGGCGTGACGATGCAGGAACAAGGCGTTTCGCGGGTCGTGGAAGTGGATATCGAAGAGGCGCTGCGCCTGGCCGAGCCGGCGGCAGCCTGA
- the dapC gene encoding succinyldiaminopimelate transaminase, producing the protein MNPNLDRLQSYPFEKLRKLFDGLAPPAGLAPIRLSIGEPRHATPAFITQALIDNLDGLAAYPATQGSDALRGAIAGWLERRYGLPAVDAATQVLPVNGSREALFAFAQCIVDSRGGAAKVLCPNPFYQIYEGAALLAGAEPVFLNNLPENRFGSDFDSLPESVWRDVQLAFVCSPGNPTGRVLSLHEWARLFELSDRHGFVIAADECYSEIYFDENAPPVGALQAAQELGRGDFRNLVTFSSLSKRSNVPGMRSGFVAGDAAVLKAFLRYRTYHGCAMNPAVQAASVAAWNDEAHVVDNRRLYREKFDRVTPLVARHLKVERPDAGFYLWAQTPLPDTEFARRLQGEYNVTVLPGSFLAREANGVNPGAGFVRIALVAPTAECVEAAERIAAFCQSLP; encoded by the coding sequence GTGAATCCCAACCTCGACCGACTGCAGTCCTACCCTTTCGAAAAATTGCGCAAGCTGTTCGACGGACTCGCCCCGCCCGCCGGCCTGGCCCCGATCCGGCTGTCGATCGGCGAGCCGCGGCACGCGACGCCGGCTTTCATCACGCAGGCGCTGATCGACAATCTCGACGGCCTCGCAGCCTATCCCGCCACCCAGGGCAGCGACGCGCTGCGCGGCGCGATCGCCGGCTGGCTCGAGCGGCGCTACGGGCTGCCCGCGGTCGACGCCGCGACCCAGGTGCTGCCGGTCAACGGATCGCGCGAAGCGCTGTTCGCGTTCGCGCAGTGCATCGTCGACAGCCGCGGCGGCGCCGCGAAAGTGCTGTGCCCGAACCCGTTCTACCAGATCTACGAAGGCGCGGCGCTCCTCGCCGGTGCCGAGCCGGTGTTCCTCAACAACCTGCCCGAAAACCGTTTCGGTTCGGACTTCGATTCGCTGCCGGAGTCGGTGTGGCGCGATGTCCAGCTGGCGTTCGTCTGCTCGCCGGGCAATCCGACCGGACGCGTGCTGTCGCTGCACGAGTGGGCGCGCCTGTTCGAGCTTTCCGACCGCCACGGCTTCGTGATCGCTGCCGATGAGTGCTATTCCGAGATCTATTTCGACGAAAACGCGCCTCCGGTCGGCGCGCTGCAGGCCGCGCAGGAGCTCGGTCGCGGTGACTTCCGCAATCTCGTGACGTTCTCGAGCCTGTCGAAGCGCTCGAACGTGCCGGGCATGCGCTCCGGGTTCGTCGCCGGCGACGCCGCCGTGCTCAAGGCTTTCCTGCGCTATCGCACTTACCACGGCTGCGCGATGAACCCGGCCGTGCAGGCCGCTTCGGTCGCCGCCTGGAACGACGAAGCGCACGTCGTCGACAACCGCCGGCTGTACCGCGAGAAATTCGATCGTGTCACGCCCCTCGTCGCGCGCCACCTGAAAGTCGAGCGGCCCGACGCCGGGTTCTACCTGTGGGCGCAGACGCCGCTCCCGGACACCGAGTTCGCCCGGCGCCTGCAGGGTGAATATAATGTCACGGTACTGCCGGGCAGCTTCCTCGCCCGCGAGGCCAACGGCGTCAATCCGGGCGCCGGCTTCGTGCGCATCGCCCTCGTCGCCCCGACTGCCGAATGCGTCGAGGCGGCCGAGCGCATCGCCGCTTTCTGCCAATCTCTCCCATAA
- the ligA gene encoding NAD-dependent DNA ligase LigA: MSAAPEDVERAAQLRRELEAHDYAYYVLDAPTVPDAEYDRLFRELDALERRYPELLVPDSPTRRVGGAPVSGLVPVRHAVPMLSIRTETDTTSGGVIAFDTRVRNALELGPDAPPVEYLGELKFDGLAISLRYENGVLVRAATRGDGYTGEDVTHSVRTIRQIPLRLAGRPPKLIEVRGEIYMRREAFERLNARQSEAGGKVFVNPRNAAAGAVRQLDARIAAQRPLSFFAYGFGESNGWDVPATQGEMLDALAAFGIPVCEHRVVSSGPDGLIAFHDRIAAARDSLPYDIDGVVYKVNRFELQRRLGFVTREPRWAVAHKYPAQEEITELVDIEIQVGRTGALTPVARLKPVFVGGVTVTNATLHNEEEIQRKGLLIGDQVIVRRAGDVIPQIVAPVVERRDGSERPFVMPQTCPVCGSHAEKQPDEAVTRCSGGLFCPAQRKQALLHFAGRRAMDIEGLGDKLVDQLVDGGIVKTPADLYRLGLVKLANLPRMADKSAANLLAAIEKSRHATLPRFIFALGIRNVGEATAKELARHFGSLDALINADVERLQQVPDVGPIVALSIAGFFAEMHNREVIEQLRAACVHWDEGAPAVAADGAASGKTFVLTGALPTMSRDDAKALIEAHGGKVSGSVSKKTDYVVAGADAGSKLAKAQELGVAILDEDGLRRVLEQPA; this comes from the coding sequence ATGTCCGCTGCGCCTGAAGACGTCGAGCGCGCCGCGCAGCTGCGGCGGGAGCTCGAAGCGCACGACTACGCATACTACGTCCTCGACGCGCCGACGGTGCCCGATGCGGAATACGATCGCCTGTTCCGCGAACTCGACGCGCTCGAACGCCGATACCCCGAGCTGCTCGTGCCTGATTCGCCGACCCGGCGCGTCGGCGGGGCGCCGGTGTCCGGGCTCGTGCCGGTGCGCCACGCGGTGCCGATGCTGTCGATCCGCACCGAGACCGACACCACCAGCGGCGGCGTGATCGCGTTCGACACGCGCGTGCGCAACGCGCTCGAACTCGGCCCGGACGCGCCGCCGGTCGAATACCTCGGCGAGCTCAAGTTCGACGGCCTCGCGATCAGCCTGCGCTACGAGAATGGCGTGCTGGTGCGCGCGGCCACGCGCGGCGACGGTTACACCGGCGAGGACGTCACGCACAGCGTGCGCACGATCCGGCAGATCCCGCTGCGGCTCGCCGGCCGGCCACCAAAGCTGATCGAGGTGCGCGGCGAGATCTACATGCGGCGCGAGGCGTTCGAGCGGCTCAATGCGCGGCAGAGCGAAGCCGGCGGCAAGGTGTTCGTCAACCCGCGCAACGCAGCTGCCGGCGCCGTGCGCCAGCTCGACGCGCGCATCGCCGCGCAGCGCCCGCTGTCGTTCTTCGCGTACGGCTTCGGCGAGAGCAATGGCTGGGATGTGCCGGCAACGCAGGGCGAGATGCTCGACGCGCTCGCGGCGTTCGGCATTCCGGTATGCGAGCACCGCGTCGTCTCGTCCGGGCCCGACGGGCTGATCGCATTCCACGATCGCATCGCCGCCGCGCGCGACAGCCTGCCCTACGACATCGACGGCGTCGTCTACAAGGTCAATCGCTTCGAGCTGCAGCGCCGCCTCGGTTTCGTCACGCGCGAACCGCGCTGGGCGGTCGCGCACAAGTATCCGGCGCAGGAAGAGATCACCGAGCTCGTCGATATCGAGATCCAGGTCGGGCGCACCGGCGCGCTGACGCCGGTCGCACGGCTGAAGCCGGTCTTTGTCGGCGGCGTGACGGTGACGAACGCGACGCTGCACAACGAAGAGGAAATCCAGCGCAAAGGGCTGCTGATCGGCGACCAGGTCATCGTGCGCCGTGCCGGGGATGTCATTCCGCAGATCGTCGCGCCGGTCGTTGAGCGCCGCGACGGCAGCGAACGCCCGTTCGTGATGCCGCAGACCTGCCCGGTGTGCGGCTCGCACGCCGAGAAGCAGCCCGACGAGGCAGTGACGCGCTGCTCGGGCGGGCTTTTCTGCCCGGCGCAACGCAAGCAGGCGCTGCTGCATTTTGCCGGCCGCCGCGCGATGGACATCGAGGGGCTCGGCGACAAACTCGTCGATCAACTCGTCGACGGCGGCATCGTCAAAACACCGGCCGACCTGTATCGGCTCGGGCTGGTGAAGCTCGCGAACCTGCCGCGGATGGCGGACAAGTCGGCAGCGAACCTGCTCGCGGCGATCGAGAAAAGCCGCCATGCGACGCTGCCCCGCTTCATCTTCGCGCTCGGTATCCGCAACGTCGGCGAGGCAACGGCGAAAGAGCTCGCGCGGCACTTCGGTTCGCTCGACGCGCTGATAAACGCCGATGTCGAGCGACTGCAGCAGGTCCCCGATGTCGGGCCGATCGTCGCACTCAGCATTGCCGGATTCTTCGCTGAAATGCACAACCGCGAAGTCATCGAGCAATTGCGCGCGGCGTGCGTGCACTGGGACGAAGGTGCGCCCGCAGTCGCCGCTGACGGCGCTGCGAGCGGCAAGACTTTCGTGCTCACCGGAGCGCTGCCGACGATGAGCCGCGACGACGCGAAAGCGCTGATCGAAGCGCATGGCGGAAAAGTCAGCGGCTCGGTGTCGAAGAAGACCGATTACGTGGTCGCCGGCGCCGACGCAGGCTCGAAGCTCGCGAAGGCGCAGGAGCTCGGGGTGGCGATCCTCGACGAAGACGGCCTGCGTCGCGTGCTCGAACAGCCAGCATGA
- a CDS encoding SagB/ThcOx family dehydrogenase — protein MTVRAYHENSKHRPERYAPGPGRLDWANQPDPWRSYAGAPCIVLPLGADALATRYNDLRQGSLPRAAPLDRAHVGLLFELSLALSAWKEFGGTRWALRCNPSSGNLHPTEGYLIAPTLPDVAAGVYHYLSRRHVLEQRAGVADDWDAAFRGPAVLVALSSIHWREAWKYGVRAYRYCQHDCGHAVAAISLAAAALGWSARVLDEVGDDDIARLAGLDREADFDGTEREVPDVLLLIGDAQATVDADALAVLSARCAWQGQANRLSTGHVRWHDIDAVHASTHKPRTAPNAWRAMPTLPAPAEPALDLRAATLVRQRRSAVAFDGVSGMTAEAFLALLDALLPRAGVPPWSAWAAQPQVHLALLVHRVTGLDAGLYVFLRDATVLDELRAALRNDWLWHKVGPSHLPLYLLIPYDLRASAQLVCCHQEIAADSCFALGMLGRFGLIEREPWRYPALFRECGMIGQALYLEAEAAGLRGTGIGCYFDDSMHELLGLAGNEWQSLYHFTVGGPIEDARLSSLAPYSVRE, from the coding sequence GGCCGGCTCGACTGGGCGAATCAGCCGGATCCGTGGCGCAGTTATGCCGGCGCGCCGTGCATTGTGCTGCCGCTGGGGGCCGATGCGTTGGCGACGCGCTATAACGACTTGCGCCAGGGCAGTCTGCCGAGGGCGGCGCCGCTCGATCGCGCGCACGTCGGCTTGCTGTTCGAGCTGTCGCTGGCGCTCTCCGCATGGAAGGAATTCGGTGGCACGCGCTGGGCGCTACGCTGCAATCCTTCGAGTGGCAATCTGCATCCGACCGAAGGATATCTGATTGCGCCGACGCTGCCGGACGTCGCGGCGGGCGTGTATCACTACTTGAGTCGCAGGCATGTGCTGGAACAGCGGGCGGGTGTGGCGGACGACTGGGACGCAGCCTTCCGCGGCCCGGCAGTGCTGGTCGCGCTCAGCTCGATCCACTGGCGCGAGGCGTGGAAGTACGGCGTGCGTGCGTATCGTTACTGCCAGCACGACTGCGGCCACGCGGTCGCCGCCATTTCGCTGGCAGCTGCAGCGCTCGGCTGGTCGGCGCGGGTGCTCGATGAGGTCGGCGACGACGACATCGCACGGCTTGCCGGACTGGACCGGGAAGCCGACTTCGACGGGACCGAGCGCGAAGTGCCGGACGTGCTGTTGCTGATCGGTGACGCGCAGGCGACGGTCGATGCCGATGCGCTCGCTGTCCTCAGCGCGCGTTGCGCGTGGCAGGGCCAGGCGAACCGGCTCAGCACGGGTCATGTGCGCTGGCACGACATCGACGCCGTTCACGCATCGACGCACAAACCGCGAACCGCGCCGAACGCGTGGCGCGCCATGCCCACGTTACCGGCGCCTGCAGAGCCGGCCCTCGACCTGCGCGCGGCAACATTGGTCCGTCAGCGCCGCAGCGCCGTCGCCTTCGACGGCGTCTCCGGCATGACTGCGGAAGCGTTCCTCGCGCTGCTCGATGCGCTGTTGCCGCGTGCGGGCGTGCCGCCGTGGAGCGCGTGGGCGGCGCAGCCGCAGGTGCATCTGGCGCTGCTCGTCCATCGGGTCACCGGCCTCGACGCGGGGCTTTACGTTTTTCTGCGCGATGCGACGGTGCTCGATGAACTGCGTGCGGCGCTGCGCAATGACTGGTTGTGGCACAAGGTCGGGCCGTCGCATCTGCCGCTATACCTGCTGATCCCCTACGACCTGCGTGCTTCGGCGCAGCTCGTCTGCTGCCATCAGGAAATTGCTGCCGATTCGTGCTTCGCGCTCGGCATGCTGGGGCGCTTCGGTCTGATCGAGCGCGAGCCGTGGCGCTACCCGGCGCTGTTCCGCGAATGCGGCATGATCGGCCAAGCGTTGTACCTCGAAGCAGAAGCGGCCGGCCTGCGCGGCACCGGCATCGGCTGCTATTTCGACGACTCGATGCACGAATTGCTCGGTCTCGCGGGGAACGAGTGGCAGAGCCTGTATCACTTCACCGTCGGCGGGCCGATCGAGGATGCGCGGCTTAGTTCGCTGGCGCCATATTCCGTGCGCGAGTAA
- a CDS encoding ZipA — MDSELQIGLAALGMTAVVGIIAYNKWQERKHRRQAEQAFKSEHRDVLLEPHEASPQGERVEPWTTEFPSPDANPAPAAISHPAAHAPVGRVTPGLPSAIDPRIDCVIRIESIELLHAPRLWAAQSEQLQGISKPVRWFAFDDAENLWRPLTAHSAGSFHWFCAAMQLVDRHGPIGENDFMHFSGGVQRVAEQFLAVPTDLPTRAEALRNAADLDQFCAGVDVQIGVNIVSHNQPFAGTKIRALAEASGMTIGDDGMFHARDESGHTLFTLSNMEPALFAADEMRNLTTQGLTFVIDVPRVANGVVVFDHMMQHASHMADALQGSVVDDNRAPFGPDAALLIRSQIQQFQAQMADSDVPAGSPLALRLFSA; from the coding sequence ATGGATAGCGAATTGCAGATCGGATTGGCCGCGCTCGGCATGACGGCAGTCGTGGGCATCATCGCGTACAACAAGTGGCAGGAACGCAAGCATCGGCGCCAGGCGGAGCAGGCGTTCAAATCCGAGCACCGCGACGTGCTGCTCGAACCGCACGAGGCCTCGCCGCAAGGCGAACGCGTCGAACCCTGGACGACCGAATTTCCGTCCCCGGATGCGAATCCCGCTCCGGCGGCGATCTCCCATCCGGCAGCGCATGCGCCGGTGGGGCGGGTGACGCCCGGATTGCCGTCGGCGATTGATCCGCGCATCGACTGCGTGATCCGCATCGAATCGATCGAACTGCTCCACGCTCCGCGCCTGTGGGCGGCACAAAGCGAACAGTTGCAGGGAATTTCGAAGCCGGTTCGGTGGTTCGCCTTCGACGATGCCGAAAACCTGTGGCGCCCGCTGACCGCCCATTCCGCGGGCTCGTTCCACTGGTTCTGCGCGGCGATGCAGCTCGTCGACCGGCACGGGCCGATCGGCGAAAACGATTTCATGCATTTTTCGGGCGGCGTGCAGCGTGTCGCCGAGCAGTTCCTCGCCGTGCCGACCGACCTGCCGACGCGCGCCGAGGCGCTGCGCAACGCCGCCGACCTGGACCAGTTCTGCGCCGGCGTCGACGTGCAGATCGGCGTCAATATCGTCAGCCACAACCAGCCTTTCGCCGGCACGAAGATCCGCGCGCTGGCCGAAGCGAGCGGCATGACGATCGGCGATGACGGCATGTTCCACGCCCGCGACGAAAGCGGCCACACGCTGTTCACGCTCAGCAACATGGAGCCCGCGCTCTTTGCCGCCGACGAGATGCGCAACCTCACGACGCAAGGCCTGACGTTCGTCATCGACGTGCCGCGCGTCGCCAACGGCGTCGTCGTGTTCGACCACATGATGCAACACGCGAGCCATATGGCCGACGCGCTGCAGGGCAGCGTCGTCGATGACAATCGCGCCCCGTTCGGACCGGACGCGGCGCTGCTGATCCGTTCGCAAATCCAGCAATTCCAGGCGCAGATGGCCGATTCCGACGTCCCCGCGGGCAGTCCGCTGGCGTTGCGCCTGTTCTCCGCCTGA